A DNA window from Argiope bruennichi chromosome X2, qqArgBrue1.1, whole genome shotgun sequence contains the following coding sequences:
- the LOC129959900 gene encoding uncharacterized protein LOC129959900, whose amino-acid sequence MGPQNQIPSPSFFIISRVSSENETFHGVSPFLVEKAISGHIGEAKAIRKIRSGDLLVEVANKKPAQKILKIKSLSTIPVTVSAHRSLNSSKGVITCGELYNEETDEILKELRNQGVTEVRRITIKRNGNVMKTKHLILTFHFPKTPEFIKAGYMRLAVRPYIPNPLRCFQCQRIGHSKATCRGTVTCARCAEAGH is encoded by the coding sequence ATGGGGCCTCAAAATCAAATTCCATCACCATCGTTTTTCATAATTAGTCGTGTATCatctgaaaatgaaacatttcacgGTGTGTCGCCATTTCTAGTTGAAAAGGCTATATCTGGGCATATCGGTGAAGCTAAAGCAATAAGGAAAATTCGCTCTGGCGATTTACTTGTTGAAGTAGCCAATAAGAAACCagctcaaaaaattttgaaaattaaatctctGTCAACGATACCTGTCACTGTTAGTGCACACAGATCTCTGAACTCTTCTAAAGGAGTTATTACTTGTGGAGAGTTGTATAATGAGGAGACtgacgaaattttaaaagaattacgaAACCAAGGCGTTACGGAAGTCCGGCGAATAACAATTAAAAGGAATGGTAATGTTATGAAGACCAAACACCTTATTCTGACATTCCACTTTCCAAAGACACCCGAATTTATTAAGGCGGGTTACATGCGATTAGCTGTCAGACCATACATACCAAACCCACTTCGTTGCTTTCAGTGCCAGCGCATAGGTCACTCCAAAGCTACTTGCCGAGGTACTGTTACCTGTGCCCGTTGTGCTGAGGCCGGGCATTAG